In Halorhabdus rudnickae, the following proteins share a genomic window:
- a CDS encoding GNAT family N-acetyltransferase yields MKVTIRTATVGDVPSLGILRGQAIEAACSDVYDRQQYADLVADPRTDLTTWIDSEAMTVLVAETEITPVAYAAFDEDTGEILSIATNTDYQREGFGSALVDRVEDRACKLNLDELGVSAPTVAVGFFEAQGFDVVGEDDWYGLPAKRLKNHTDCGNDR; encoded by the coding sequence ATGAAAGTCACGATCCGGACGGCGACTGTCGGAGACGTGCCGAGCCTCGGGATCCTTCGGGGACAGGCGATCGAGGCCGCCTGCAGCGACGTCTACGATCGCCAGCAGTACGCGGACCTCGTTGCTGACCCGCGAACAGACCTCACGACCTGGATCGACAGCGAGGCGATGACTGTCCTCGTCGCCGAGACCGAGATCACGCCCGTCGCCTACGCCGCCTTCGACGAGGACACGGGTGAAATTCTGTCGATCGCGACCAATACCGACTACCAACGAGAGGGGTTCGGGAGCGCGCTCGTAGACAGGGTAGAGGACCGCGCCTGCAAACTGAATCTGGACGAACTTGGAGTGAGTGCGCCGACCGTCGCCGTTGGGTTCTTCGAGGCACAAGGCTTCGATGTTGTCGGTGAAGACGACTGGTATGGTCTCCCCGCGAAGAGACTCAAGAATCACACCGACTGCGGTAACGATCGCTGA